The Bacillaceae bacterium IKA-2 DNA window TTATTGTTTTGTCCCGTGCTTTACAATCAGTTAAAAAGCATATCGAAGAAGACATAAAAAGCTATGGACTTAATCCAACTGAGTTTGCGGTTCTTGAGTTGATTTATAATAAAGGTGATCAACCAATCCAAAAAATTGGTGAGAAGGTATTGATTGCAAGTAGCAGTATTACCTATGTGGTAGATAAATTAGAAAAGAAAAACTTCCTAGAAAGAAAATCTTGTCCAAAAGACCGTCGTATTACCTATGCTGCAATAACGGCAGAAGGAACTACATTAATGAATGAGATCTTTCCTAAACACAGAGAGGGAATTCATGAAATATTTGCTGGGTTAGATTCTGCTGAAAAAGAATTTATGACTCAACAATTAAAAAAATTAGGGTATTATGCTCAAAACCTTTAATTTTTTTAGATTAATATCTCGAATTAATAATATATGAATTAATTCAATAAAAAATTATTATCAAATAAAAAGAAATAGCTAAACAAATACTTACTCATATAATGAGGGACTGATCCAAACAGAAGTTATTCAACATTATGATTGCTTATGCGGGAGAGTACCAAGTAAAAATTAATTTCTATCGTTAAAATACGAGTATTAGAGGAGAAGATATTCATGAAACATATTTTTAATCAAGGTAAAGATAAAACAAAACCAACATTGCTTTTGTTGCACGGGACAGGAGGAACGGAATTAGATCTTTTACCCTTAGCTAGCGTTATTGATAAAGATGCCTCTGTACTGAGTGTTCGTGGAGATGTGTTAGAAAATGGAATGCCACGTTTTTTTCGCCGCTTAGCAGAAGGAATATTTGATGAAGAAGATTTAGTATTTCGTACAAAAACGTTAGCTGATTTTATCAAACAGGCATCAAAGGAACATGGATTTGACGTCAATAATGTAGTCGCGATTGGATATTCAAATGGTGCAAATATTGCGGCTAGTCTTTTATTTCATTACCAGAATGCTTTAAAAGGAGCGATCCTTCATCACCCGATGGTTCCGCTAAGAGGGATAGAGTTACCAGACTTGTCTAACGTACCAATTTTTATAGCAGCAGGCGAAAATGATCCAATTTGTTCCCAAGCAGAGTCTACAGAATTACAATCGAAGTTAACAAAAGCAGGATCGGATGTAGTTGTTCATTGGGAAGATAACGGACATTCATTAACACAAACGGAAGTAAACGCGGCTTTTGAATGGTATCAAAAGAATTTTAGCTAAGGGGGAGTTAAATTTGAAATCAATTGACCCAAATGAGTTACCTGAACATGAAAACTATAAATTTTTAACGGGGAGTATCATTCCAAGACCGATTGCTTTTGTTACAACACTTTCAGAAAATGGGATTGTAAATGCTGCTCCGTTTAGCTACTTTAATATTGTTTGTTCAAATCCGCCAATGATTTCCGTTTCGGTTCAACGTTTCAATGGAGCAATGAAAGATACCTCGAGAAACGCGATCGAGAAAAAAGAATTTGTCGTTCAC harbors:
- a CDS encoding MarR family transcriptional regulator, with the translated sequence MDTQDKKKIEADLSLKLFIVLSRALQSVKKHIEEDIKSYGLNPTEFAVLELIYNKGDQPIQKIGEKVLIASSSITYVVDKLEKKNFLERKSCPKDRRITYAAITAEGTTLMNEIFPKHREGIHEIFAGLDSAEKEFMTQQLKKLGYYAQNL
- a CDS encoding alpha/beta hydrolase, coding for MKHIFNQGKDKTKPTLLLLHGTGGTELDLLPLASVIDKDASVLSVRGDVLENGMPRFFRRLAEGIFDEEDLVFRTKTLADFIKQASKEHGFDVNNVVAIGYSNGANIAASLLFHYQNALKGAILHHPMVPLRGIELPDLSNVPIFIAAGENDPICSQAESTELQSKLTKAGSDVVVHWEDNGHSLTQTEVNAAFEWYQKNFS